ATTTTCATGCTGACTGTCCATTAGATATCAACTAATCAACTAGTTAGGGCATCACTACAGTATAATTGTCATTTTATAAACTGTCCATATCCAGGCTCGCTATTTGAAAGGTTTTATTTTAGTTAGAAATATGTaacatgtacaatttctaagtgcctgcataccatccatcacaccctgccagagtatcaaagtttttcccaTTCATGTTTTTTGTTTTAATACAAGATACTTTATTATCACTCTTAAATTTTCAAATGGGGAAGAACGTTAAAAATACTAATACTTCATATTACAACAGTGACTTTTGAATGAGTGACCTGTTTATTATCATCCCGTCCACCCAGCCAcatgatattaaattaatttcttcTGGGATATGGCCCAACCCACATTATACTAATTTTAATTTCTTGTGGAGGATGACCCACCACAGCTGTGCTTGCTGCTGGGGTCATCACATGTGCGTTGCACTACTGCACGGGCCTGGTTCATCCcaacaaaaggaagaaaaaaaaaagagtggaaTTTACATGAAGGATATTGTCATTACTTTCTAAACATACATTCAGTATATAAGATTTCCTTAAATAGAAATTCTCATCACTTAAAACCCCTCTATGGAAGAATCATCTCTGGACTGAACTATCAATTAAGTCCCCAAATGATCTGGGCTATCTATATTAAAGcgattgatcaaatggttaaaattTCTCATCTTGGGGTGATGCTTGCATGGTTGCCCATGAAATATGCATTGGACCTaataaacagtctagatcaatggattggacagcCCAAGTGCCCCAAAGAAACTAAATGAAACTAGGGAGCACAATTAAGTAATAGTTCTCTGAGAGCAACGGAGCATTTCTTGGGAACGTTTGCTAAGAATCACTTAGAGAGGAACAATGGCCACATGTGGGCAAAAGGATTTCTTGACAAAACTTGCAGCTACTTAATGCTTCTATTTTATTCTAGTGACATGATCAATTCTGAGAATAACAAATCCATGCAGTTTAAAATCTTTATTGGCATAACAATCAATTGAAAATGACATTTTTCTATGTACAAAGTAGCAGTTCCAAAAAGATTTTGGGAAAAATCCACAGTACAACAGAATCTCACCACCCTTTGCCTATGAGCCACAGCCAATCAAGTGTAACCCCTGCAAATATACCTGCCAGAAGGAATAATACAAGCAAGTTTCCCAATGCATTCTGCTCAGGTCCCTGGAAAACCAAAACCCACACATCCCACATAAGAGCCTATTCCCAATTTTTCCTAAGTTCGTGGTAATAATAATAGAAGAAATAGCAATGTAATGCTTCTATTATGCATGCTTCATGGAAGTTTTGTGGAAGCACACCTCACATGCACCTCACATGCCATGGCAAATGGACCGTTGAACTGGAAAACTACCATATGAATGGTCCATAGACCAAAAAATCGGGGATCAGAATATGCTAACCATTTTCAGATGAATCATCCATTTGAAGCTGCCTGAATTGATGGCTACCATGGTCCGAAGGCCTTGGCTTTTGGGGAATAGTCCATCTGGGTGCTCCAACAAATCAACAGTTCTGAACTTCGTATGCATTTGCCATTTGTATGGTGCAGATATTGTGGTCAGTGGCACTTCTCAAAACAAGCATGAAACAGGACATCATATCGAACAACCAGCACAGAATTAACAAACCTTGTAACCCTTGGGTGCTGCAGTTAAAACACAGACAGACAAGTAACCGTTGCTTAATCCTAAGAATGATGTCAGCATGATCATCCATCCTTGGTCTCCGTATTTGCCGGTGAAGTAAAATGCCGGGATGAGTAGGAAACGAGAGAGAATCGCCAGCATGAGGCCTCTGCGTGAGGCGATCTTCATGCATTCTATAAGGGGAATATATCTCCCGATAAGATCCCAAACATTATACATTGCTATCAAAACAAGCACATACCTGAAAGACAACATGAAACTAGACATAAGACCCATGACTAATCATGATTACATTTTATACTCCAAGAGCACTGATTTATGAGATCCTAATGTAAATATCACTACTTAATATCATTATGCCCATAATACAGATGGTGATAAAATTACAGGGGCTGATAAGGTAAGCATAGATATGACTCCATGGTACAAGTATCATATTCATATctggtaagggcctgtttggattcatgaaaagcatgagaaaggaaatagtgtttcttGGGAAACCCTATTTCCAGGAAACTGTGGGAAAGGAAATAttgttttctttgtttgtttttcaacaagattttcatTGAAATTTAGAATCTATTTTCAGAATTGTTATTTAGCAAGACAAaaaattttcttgaaaaaaataattttagtaGTCAGTAGCATGTGCTAGATTagcacgtgtggcacatgtgggatacTTAGAGATGAacagtggcacatgtggcatacacgGTATACGTAGGCACTTTAAGCTAAATTGTGGCATGCATGgtacatgtgaggtgcttgaagttATATTGTGGCACACGTGACACAAGACACATTAGCACATATGACATGTGGGCACTAAAGCTAGATGATGACACTTGTGCACATTGGCACCATTGGCATGTGGTATATTTGGAGGATTGAAGGCGGACAATGGCATGTGTGGTATAATGGCGCATGTGGGGTGTTTTAGACATGTGGGTCACAAGTAAGATGAATGGTGGTACTGGTACATGTGGCACaatagcacatgtggggtgcaagAGAGGATGGATGGTGACACATGGCACATTAGCACATTGGGGGTTCTTTATACGTAGGGCACAAGATAAGATGGATGGTAGCACATGTGTCATAGTGGCATGTGTGGGGAATGACCAAAGATAGACAATGTCTCATttggcacatgtgacacatgtgaggcGACTGAACATATATAGGAGAGCATTTGAGCTTTAACCCTTGAGAAACTCATTTTCCTTCCACCGTGCAAAAATGTATTTCTTAGGGGTGGAGGtgggaaaataaatttatttattttccaacaaAGATAGAAAGTGGGAAATGGTGTTTCCCACAAATGAAGGCTTAACAAATAATGGAAAGTGAGTTTCATgggaaacactatttcctttgcCATGCTTTCGATGAATCCTAACAGGCCCTAATTTAATATCATGGGAAAATCTCTATGAGTTTGGAATGTGGCGAGCTGAAAATACTCAGAGATTGATGAACCATGTACATGTGTCCATGAACTAATGTTAAGACACCCCCCATGGATTAAGCACagaaatatttctaaatatactTAATACAGGACGTTTTTAATCTTTGACACAGTATTCAGATTGATAATTTCTAGTATTTGAGAGAGCTTACGAAATATTTCCTTAAGCTGGAGAAGGTTGTTTGTAGATTTTCAGATGCCTTAACATTGGTCAAGTAACTTGAACCCAAGAATGCATCGCAACAGTGCTACTGTAACTTACGATACTTTTATCCTTCAAAGACAGTAGACTATACAGGTCAGAGATGAAAGTACATGTGTGGGTTCGTGTCAAGAGGAATTATATGGACATGCTCATTAGCAACCATAGTGCTTGCCGATGTGAGGATTCCATACTTGCTGAGCAAtgtttccatgatccaaaccgtttatatgataggGCTCACTGTGGATGGGTACACTCAAAAAATCTCCCACATcggaatatttcaaccctttgatcattGACCCATTTTCCATTGAATTATGGACAGCCTCCTTAACTGTCTTTTTCTGGGCTATTGATCGATAGGTTACAATATTATCTTGAAAGGCTCCAAGGAAACTCccatcagatttttattttttttcatcagatcaatggttttgaTCACCAAAATATGGTCTCATATGTACAGAATCATGCGTGGCAGCACTGTACAGTTGCTGATGAAtaggaccctataattcctccAATGTCAAACATTTATCAACCATACCCAAACatgtattttaaaataattaaaattacaaAAACATACTCGAAAACATATTGCCTGTTTACCTACCAAGAATAGGACCTTCAATAGGAAATTAAGAATGATTGGTGAAACAGGATTCGGAAAGCCTACCTAAATAGCTTGGACGTATGaaataaattttattaaaataaactAATCTGTTAAGCATATATATTACCTACAGCTGTGTCCTCATACCCTAAGATTTGTTGGTCAAGGCAGTCACTTAGATCTACAACACTTCTATATCCAAGTCACGTACGTTATCACAAATGGATCAGCATCTATCTACtgtcacacaaaaataaataaataaaggaactCTGTGCGCTCAAAAACACAAATTTCTAGGGAAAAAAAACACATAAGAAAGTTTTGAGTTAAATGCTATCATTTACCAAGTACCCAGGTTGTGGTTGCCAGTATCCTCAGATAAAAACCCGGGAAAAATTGATAGTGTCAGCACATATATCAGAAACATATCAGCTGCATAATCAATGTTTTGTGACAGCAGCTGTCTATTACTTAGGCGTTCAAGTTGTTTCGGATCTTCTTCTACCTACAATAAATCAATATCTGATTAGAAACTCATGCATCTTGGATTTCAAATGCAACAGattgtggatgaaaagaatgtacTCTTGAATTAAGCTGCATTTGGATTCCACCGGCAGCAAGGTCAGCCGAAACAGTTGCAGATCCTTCGGAAGCTGCTTTTGAGCGATAGTATTTCACAATTGGCAGTTTGGGAAAGATGTATGCATAAAGGAGAACACATAGTAGCTCAAAGCATGCTGAGATTGCTAAGAACAACACTGCAAGAGGAGATTATAAGGAATGGTTAACAGGGAATCTTTCACAAAGTCTTCAAATTTCAAAACCCCTTGTAAAGCAAAGAAGATGTACAAATCACgccatatgccatgatggcaagCCTTATAAGAATTTGCAAATTCCGCAACTAGATCACAGCCATCTGTATGCTTCCATGTGTCCCAAGCTGGCAAATGGATGCAGAAAATCTGAGCTGTCCATCAGATGTGCCCACCATTTTAGATGTCTCACCCAAAAATAAGTTGGTCCATTTATCAGGTAGGTCAATGTATGGAAGAAACTAGCTTATAAAATAAACTTCGCCAAGTTTTTCTAGCTACCATTTGTTTCATATACTGGGGACCTGCTGACAGGCATAATTCTTGGGCTAAAGCAAGTACATAGGAATCCACCCAATGGAAGGCTTGGATATCACACACGAGCACCACGTTGGCACGGGCAGTGTGTACAAGGGCTCAGAATATTAATTATATTCACAATACGCGTGCCCATGTATGTCTGCTCAAGTAGCAATAAATATCTGAATGAAAAGCCTCTACTGAAGGGTTGATAGTAAAAAAATATCAACAGCCATAAAATACTATGAGGTAGCATGTTATTATCCATAGTAACATAAGAGATTGTGAGGGCCAGCACCTTCTTATAGAGGAAGTAGGGATGGTGGGGTCTGCACCTTTCCATTCATAATCATGACCAAACACAAATCAAAATTCCATGTGTTTCAAGTTCAAATAGTGATTGCAATTTGGAGGATTACTTCTCGAATATAAATAGAGTTAGACTAACCTGTTTTGATCATttcaataaagaggaaatgacaaGAATGAATGATGTTTCATTGTATTCACAACAAGCAAGCAGCCTCCAAATTGCAATTGAGTTATTCTTGAGTCCAACTTGAGATTGACATAATAGCATTTTGAAGCCAACCCTAAATGAGAATATTTGAAGCAAATTACAATCTGGTTATTTCAACTTTATTTGACAGGCAATTGCAATTCAATTAGATAATgaatccaaatgcacccttaggCTTTATTGAATTAAATAATTGCAATTAGATTCGATTGAGCCTCGAGATACAAATTAAAACTAACATGAGCTAATGCAGATCTTTCAAATAAACAGAGGAGAGCAGGGCAGGAAAGCAAAAATAATGAGTGGAACGGGATGACAACAGAACCTCTCAAGACTTTACTTCTGGGGGCTCGTACTTCTGGGGGCTCGTTTGGCAACATGGAATGGAAGGATTTCGTGGGTATTTGCTTTTTGGTTGTTTAGTAGCAAGGAATAGAGGGGTTTGGATTTCAGACGAATCAAAATCGCCAAAAGAACCCTTTTTGCATTCCCACCTCAAAGCCGATTTGCAAAAACCACTCAATTCCACAGGTTGCAAAATCCACTTGATTCCACAGGAATTAAATCCACACTAAAACAAATCCTAAGTGTCACAGCATGGCAGAAGTGGTGTAACACAAGTTCTCTAATTTATTTTGATACAAGCATATAAATGAAGGGCGCATTGGAAGGCTTTCTCGTCTTGTATTGACCAAAATGCATTTAGAATATAAACCAAGAGCTCATCGCAAGGCTTTCTGATCATGTATGGACCAAAACACCCTTCTAAAGGGGGAACATGGAGGTGAGATGCAGCCCACAGACACAGCACAGTCCATCAAGCTTAATCATATTATGACCTACTAAAATATATAACACAAACTTATATTACTAAATATATCTTCGGAGAAACAACATCTTGGATATAAGGCATGTTACATACTAGCTCCTTTCCGAAGACCGTCTTTGGAACTTTCGAATGCCGCCTTTGTAATTAACCTCAAAGCAGATGTTAGAGCCCCAGAAGCAGCCAAACCAGCCAAAAATGACTGTAGTTCCACAAGGACAAGCAAATTCGTACAGGTTGTGAAAACAATCTAATTAattgaaaagagagaaaaaaaagaaaagaaaagtgaagAGCACACCAAAGAATGTGTAAAGGCTAATATTGTACTTGGATGAGTTCCGGAGTCATGAAGGACAGATCGCCAACCATTCCCCCTTGCACATGAGCTTCTGCAACTCCAAAAGCTCCACTAAGGACACATAAACCAATATAGGTTCCGATCCCTCCTTTTACAGATGTTGCCAAATCCAACTATAAATGGCAAAAGAATATACGGAATGAGGATGTCATTGAAGTGATGATATAGTGCTACTTGCAAGGGTAGCCATCAAATTTGACTCTAAGcagatgtgccaacatggcaggTGGGCACAGGATCCAGGTCATTCATTTAGTTGGACCGGCTGATCATGTACTGTGGCCAAAAGATAGGGCAGTCCAGTAATCAAGGGAATCACGTGTGTCAagaaaatggacggctaaaagAAATTGAGCAACAGTCCAATTCCACATACATGCCTGTTGAGACTGGACCAATTTCAAGCAGAATCGGGGCCACCTGATTGCTCGACCTTAACACACATGCCACATCAGCAAATCTGGGGAAAGCAGGATTCGAATTACTACAATCACAAGCAGCCATAGCACTGCCCATTTGAAAAGTCAAACAGAAGTAATCAGACACTGCTGGTAAAGttaaagaaaatgcaaatgatgtatCAAACGGAGGCGGAGATTAAGAAAAAATTACTTACAACAAGAACTAACAGCGAACTGATGAAGAAAAGAACATATCCAGTTAAATGGCGCCACCTGGTATTAATCTTCGCCTCATTGTATGCTAGTACCGCAATTGTTCCAAGTGCAAATGGTTGATACACAAGAGTAAGTACTCTAGCAGGGTGATACTTCTACGAAAGGAAACAAACACCAGGCATCATCAAATTCAGTGTACAAATCCTCTACTATCCTAAAGTACAATTTGtattgggtccctactcatgcctcagtggtagacgtgagtttcaacactgagaggttcgagtgcccatgtggtgtgtgtgggtgtaaaaaaaaaagtacaatttGTGTTAATATGGCTACATTGATGAAAATGGTCACCCCCCAAATCAAGATACCATCTAAGATGATGgaaagaagcaaaaaaaaaaaatccataatgCAAATAAGGGTGTCATAAGCATATAAAAGGAATGTTACCATGATGTAAACAAGTAAAAGGAGCAATTTGCACTACTACATCTTAATGATTCATGTATCATTTAGCCAAAAGGGCATCACATAGAAAACACGGAAAAGAACAGTATAAGCAATTCTGCAAGAAAGGAAATGACTACATACTGGGAACAATTCAGCATGGTAATCTTCGATTGTCAATATGCTGTTCCATGGAAAAAGGCACCCATTTCCTAAAAGCCAACATACAACAATTGCGGTATACTTTCCCTGGAAATCATGGAATCTCAATGTTAGTGATTTATTCAAATGATTCTCAATTCATCAACAGCATGACAATATCCATTTTGCCCTCTGTATAAACTGACTACAAATTTTAAGTGACAAACCTCGTGTCTGGTAGCAAGCCCATTTTCATTGTAGGAAGACATGGCCACTTCCCAACAATaacaccttttaaaaaaaaaaaaaaaaaaaaaaacagcagcatGACTACTAGAATCTCACGTGATCTTTCAAAGTAGCACTCTTTCTATTGGAAATGAATTAAAACACTTCCTCAAGCCTTGATTATGCATGTTTGACAAAAAAAGCAGACGGTATaacaaaatttctaaaatttatgcATAAAGCTTTTTATAATTAATCCATACACCTATGACATAACAAccattttccaaaaataaaaaattaaattaaattaaacagaaaaaaaaaaaaaaagaaaagaaaagaaaagaaaaaaccaacTGAATTTTGTCCTTAAAAGATATCAACTCCAAACTATCATAACTGCAGACCCTCCATTCCTCTACATTTACACGCTGTTTCTTTGAGCAGTGACAATGAGTTCATCTAGGCAGTGAAGAAATTCCATAGAATGACAGGACATAATGAAGCCATGATATCTAAATCTATTTGGGAAACATGTTCAGCTAAGAAAAACAATGTTATTTCCTGGACTAGAAATCATGGTGGCTCCCACATTTCCATCATCAGAACTGTCCACAGGTAGGGCCCATGATGCGCGGGCCACACCACCCAAAATTCATTTCCATCGGAAAATCCTGGTCCTACAAGTTGTGGATTTTCTACAATTGATTGCGGGCCATCGCAAAGTGTCCATTTTCAGTTCACCGATTGAATATCCAAGATCTTCCAATGGTGAAGTCATTTTGGGCGTCTCCCatccataatgggccccacaagacgTACACTCAGGATCTCcaaaacgtgggacccacctgtaccaTTGCTCGCCGGAGCAAAAAACACCATCCCATTCCAAATTTCCTGTAAGGATAATATAATAACCCAGCCTAATAATAATAAGAGGCTTTCCGAACAGGGAAATTTCCGATTCGAAACTTAGtttgtacatatggagcccatgGACGGTCTATCCAAACTATTGATCTGCAGGTCCCCATCATGGATAGACGATTcccccaaaatctcccaaattggaagatcctagccattaaacCTTCGGCCTTTCCTGCACTGAATGTCGTTTGCCGGAGTATTTCTTTCTAACCATGTATTTTTTACGCCAAGAACGGGAAGTTTAGTAGAGCTGGCCAATCGAGATGGCACTCTGCGAATCATCCACCCATGATGGAccgtcagatcaatggcttggatagacctACCATGGGTCCCACATCTACAAACAAAATTCCGAACAGGGAATATAGGGAAATGTGCAAGAATACcacatctcaacccttcaaaagaaagaaaatcagaAATCTTTCAACACCCAATTCAAAAATCCAATCTCCTTCTCCACTAAAACCAAAcaacagaaaaaagaaagaaagacagaaAGAAAGCTTCTATACAAGAgatgtagaaaaagaaaagaaaaaacatacaGAAATCAATATTCAAACAAACAgaacatgaaatttcatgaagAGGAGAGAAAATGAAGACTGAGAAACAGTTGATGGGTCGCAGAAGAGATGAGAAGAGCTTGCTTACAACAAAAGCCGTGTTGGTGGAGAATCTTGTTTCATTTGGATTCAAGAATCTCTTTTTGACTTTTAAAGCTGAAAGAGATATCAGATATGGAAGGGTCATACGAGGAATCCGGCAGCGAGAGTAACTTGATTCGCTGGCAGTCTTATGACGACAGCCACTGTAAATCAAGGCATGCATGTAACTTAATCTGGAATGTGGGGGCCGGCCACCATGTCGTGTATATTCCACCGAACTCCTTCATCACATTAACCACACCCTAATAAAGGGACATGCCGACTGATGAGTTTTGTGTaagcttatgaacagattggatagcaaataaacattatagtgggccatatcaaggtttcaacggtggccattattatcaccattgtttccagtagtgtggttcacttgagccttagatctacctcatttatgaCTGCGTAttgtaaaatgatatggcaaaatggatggacggtgtggattaaacctaCCCATCAAATTGAGCCCCTCAGAGGCCCAGCTTGTGCCGAGCTGGGACAGGCACGGATAGTACCCAATCTGGGTCTATTCTCTATTAAAGTGACGATGACAACCATTCCTCTGTTAAGAGGTACTCTGGCAGTCTTGATACTCCGGCATTTAAAAAAGAGAATAACGCCCCAAAACAGCATAAAATAcccaaactctgtggggtccaccatgttttatatgCACCTTTCAAAAGTCGAATAtattaaacaatcctaaccatgattttttattttttatttcactcTACATGGACTGGATTGAATTAGTGCTATATAAATACAATATAATAGAGAGAATTTTAGAAAGAATTAGATGCTTCTTTCTATTGATAAGTTTTAAATCTCCACCGTTGCTTTTAAGGAAGCTGAACGGATGGCTCGGATGATCTGCCATGTGTACCATGGGGAGATGACTCTACAACATTACAGTCCTTATCACACGTGACAACATTACTTGCAAGCGCCATTTTTTTATGGGAAGGTCCCACCATGCAAGCACATTGGATCAAAACTCTTTAGTTTACTCATTATGTGCACACGTAATCTTcagttcatgattttttttttattaatcatCCATCTATGGTGGAcccaacaaaccaatggtctggatcactgaactatgGGCCCACTCATACAAGATGAAAAGCCCAAGAAATTGCACATATCCTCGAATCGAGGACGAGACCCTACTAAAAAAGACATCCTGTGAAGATTGCATGATTTTTTAGAAAATGACTCGGGTAGGCATggaagtaaaagaaaataaaagtagTGCACCCCTGACTTGGGTAGGCATGGAAGTACGTAACTTGCTTCGACTTAGCCCTAAATGAAATGACCATTCGTCGGatctaaccgtccatcaggtgatctGCCATAATTTCACCATAGATCTTAAAAATCAGTCTAATCCAATATTTAGATGAGCCACACTGTAGGTACTTCTGTGAAAGCATACCTAGGCCTCTAAATTCACATGTTGTGGCCCAATTGAGgaatgacctgatttttaggacaTATTTTCAACCTGACTCTACTCATCAGATGAGTAGATTGGATCCCATGTACGCACCACAGTGGACTCCACAAACAATTTCGACGATTTTAACGGTGGGACTCCCCATCTCAACGGTTCTCCATGGTGTAGCTCACTTGACATATGAAAGGACATGATTTCATCTGGGACCCGTTTCACATACAATATGGCATCCGTCATGACCGTCTGCAGATCTGGATATCACGTTTCACAGTGAGAAAGACTTTCATACTCTGGCCAAGCTTTGATGAATGATACGCTGGAGTTAAGAAATTATACATGTGCCATATAAATAATTCTAATtgaactcagcctagttatgtgATCCAGTGTATATGGATGTGTCATCAACCAAAATTACTCGATCACACAACTTGTGGATTGGATTGGTATTTGTTAGACGGCTGaaattaaaaatatccaatgataTTCTTGTTTCATGagacaagtgtccatgaattggTGGTTAGGATTATACAATCATGCATTTTATTTCGACATTGACTCATAAGAGTGGGTTAGTGATGTGACGCATGGAAGGATGTAAGGTCCGGCACAATCCTAAAGAGGATAagtattccgaatccacggaacttctctgactCCTACTCTTTGAACCCatgaagaaaagaacaagaaaatagaaaataaattctataaaattcgaaattaattgttgaatgaaataaacgagtttacaaccctttaaatagggataccaagcgagagaaatttcaaaatcataCAACAACTAAAAGCTCTTAGAATTTGTAACCTaatggtcatgatgtctactagtgtgcaatgTTTTCCGCTAAAAattgtaagtgtcctatttggcttcaccaagctattcacctaattattttaagcacttttcatgcTGGACATAACTTTTAAAGtccaaatgaagagttataataaaataaaaatggaattaaaatgggGAAATGATCGTCGATCTAGTGGTATTTCGCAAATGCGGTTTGCATAACCCAGCGTAgtggggttagttg
This region of Magnolia sinica isolate HGM2019 chromosome 1, MsV1, whole genome shotgun sequence genomic DNA includes:
- the LOC131237009 gene encoding equilibrative nucleotide transporter 3-like isoform X2 produces the protein MSSYNENGLATRHEGKYTAIVVCWLLGNGCLFPWNSILTIEDYHAELFPKYHPARVLTLVYQPFALGTIAVLAYNEAKINTRWRHLTGYVLFFISSLLVLVLDLATSVKGGIGTYIGLCVLSGAFGVAEAHVQGGMVGDLSFMTPELIQSFLAGLAASGALTSALRLITKAAFESSKDGLRKGAMLFLAISACFELLCVLLYAYIFPKLPIVKYYRSKAASEGSATVSADLAAGGIQMQLNSRVEEDPKQLERLSNRQLLSQNIDYAADMFLIYVLTLSIFPGFLSEDTGNHNLGTWYVLVLIAMYNVWDLIGRYIPLIECMKIASRRGLMLAILSRFLLIPAFYFTGKYGDQGWMIMLTSFLGLSNGYLSVCVLTAAPKGYKGPEQNALGNLLVLFLLAGIFAGVTLDWLWLIGKGW
- the LOC131237009 gene encoding equilibrative nucleotide transporter 3-like isoform X1 — protein: MKQDSPPTRLLLCYCWEVAMSSYNENGLATRHEGKYTAIVVCWLLGNGCLFPWNSILTIEDYHAELFPKYHPARVLTLVYQPFALGTIAVLAYNEAKINTRWRHLTGYVLFFISSLLVLVLDLATSVKGGIGTYIGLCVLSGAFGVAEAHVQGGMVGDLSFMTPELIQSFLAGLAASGALTSALRLITKAAFESSKDGLRKGAMLFLAISACFELLCVLLYAYIFPKLPIVKYYRSKAASEGSATVSADLAAGGIQMQLNSRVEEDPKQLERLSNRQLLSQNIDYAADMFLIYVLTLSIFPGFLSEDTGNHNLGTWYVLVLIAMYNVWDLIGRYIPLIECMKIASRRGLMLAILSRFLLIPAFYFTGKYGDQGWMIMLTSFLGLSNGYLSVCVLTAAPKGYKGPEQNALGNLLVLFLLAGIFAGVTLDWLWLIGKGW